A DNA window from Calderihabitans maritimus contains the following coding sequences:
- a CDS encoding ATP-grasp domain-containing protein, which translates to MRLVTFDPFRTLGIPGVLYIKPEMIFSRRREIEEADWVLFPEYWQVNALVYGLKKRIFPSVSSYHLGHDKVEMTRALWAVFPEYVPHTLILPGGAESVEKILDEMTLPLVVKEVRSSQGRGVRLVETERELLAYAETNKILYVQERLPIDRDLRVVFVGEEVLTAYWRIGGEGNFYNNVARGARVSFEDIPEEVLRVVTTIARHFEINHAGFDVAFVDGRPYILEFNVLFGNQALRERKVPLEEKILEYLRKYTPTFPVTPNFPIKKVS; encoded by the coding sequence ATGAGACTGGTAACCTTCGACCCTTTTCGCACCCTGGGAATACCCGGGGTGCTGTACATCAAACCGGAAATGATTTTTAGCCGGCGCAGGGAGATTGAAGAGGCCGACTGGGTTCTGTTTCCCGAATACTGGCAGGTCAACGCTCTGGTTTACGGCTTGAAAAAGCGTATCTTTCCCAGCGTGAGTTCCTACCACCTGGGACACGACAAGGTGGAGATGACCAGGGCTCTCTGGGCGGTATTCCCTGAATATGTCCCGCATACCTTGATCCTGCCCGGCGGGGCGGAGAGCGTGGAAAAAATTCTTGATGAGATGACTTTGCCTTTGGTTGTCAAGGAAGTCAGGAGTTCCCAAGGAAGAGGCGTAAGACTGGTTGAGACCGAAAGAGAGCTTCTGGCTTATGCTGAAACTAACAAAATTCTTTATGTTCAGGAGAGGCTGCCCATTGACCGGGACCTGCGGGTGGTTTTCGTGGGGGAAGAAGTCCTTACTGCCTACTGGCGGATAGGGGGAGAAGGTAATTTTTATAACAACGTTGCCCGGGGCGCCAGGGTTTCCTTCGAAGATATTCCGGAGGAGGTCCTGAGGGTGGTAACGACAATAGCGCGTCACTTTGAAATCAATCATGCCGGCTTTGACGTTGCTTTTGTCGATGGCCGTCCCTATATACTGGAGTTTAACGTGCTCTTTGGCAACCAGGCTCTCCGGGAGAGGAAGGTCCCGCTGGAAGAAAAAATACTGGAGTATCTGAGAAAATACACGCCCACGTTTCCGGTTACCCCCAATTTTCCTATCAAAAAAGTCTCTTAG
- a CDS encoding ABC transporter ATP-binding protein, translating to MEYAIRVSGLTKDFGENRVVNNLSFSIKPGSIFGFLGPNGSGKSTTIRMLCGILTPTAGTGEVLGIPLEEGERIKQQIGYMSQKFSLYEDLTVEENLRFYGGIYGLKGQKLTGRVRELVELAGLVGRERQLAGTLSGGWKQRLALAAALVHRPRLLFLDEPTAGVDPLSRKIFWDLLYWLAHEEGVTILVTTHYMDEAEKCDVVGFIFRGNLMDFGTPEEIKARHGLDSLESVFIACVEKEGPGADFARRGMMK from the coding sequence ATGGAGTATGCCATTAGAGTATCGGGATTGACCAAGGATTTCGGCGAAAACAGGGTTGTTAACAACCTTTCTTTTTCCATCAAGCCCGGCAGTATCTTCGGCTTTCTCGGCCCCAACGGATCGGGAAAGTCCACTACCATTCGTATGCTGTGCGGGATCTTGACTCCTACTGCGGGTACCGGAGAGGTGTTGGGCATACCGTTGGAAGAGGGAGAACGGATTAAGCAACAGATAGGTTACATGTCCCAGAAATTCAGCCTCTATGAAGATTTGACCGTAGAAGAAAACCTGAGGTTTTATGGGGGAATTTACGGCCTGAAGGGACAGAAACTTACCGGCAGAGTTAGAGAGCTGGTAGAGCTTGCCGGGCTAGTTGGCCGGGAGAGACAACTGGCCGGGACCTTGTCCGGGGGATGGAAGCAGAGACTGGCCCTGGCGGCCGCTCTGGTACACCGTCCCCGGCTGCTTTTTTTAGACGAGCCTACTGCCGGAGTTGACCCCCTGTCCAGAAAGATTTTTTGGGACCTCCTGTACTGGCTGGCCCACGAGGAAGGGGTTACCATCCTGGTTACTACTCATTACATGGATGAAGCCGAAAAATGTGACGTGGTCGGTTTCATATTCCGGGGCAATCTCATGGATTTCGGAACTCCGGAAGAAATTAAGGCCAGGCACGGTCTCGATTCTCTGGAGTCCGTATTTATTGCCTGCGTAGAAAAGGAAGGGCCGGGAGCAGATTTCGCCCGCCGGGGGATGATGAAATGA
- a CDS encoding HlyD family secretion protein — MKYFKKLALFLLISVLATGCALLEKDDNGRMEASGTIEANEVVVAAEIAGKVISFSVGEGQFVQSGQEIARIDDTVLQWQVKQAEAAVAAAEARLGETKKGSRLEQIRQAEATAAQVRALVEGARKALLTAQKDYERLKELYEEGAVTERQLEAARAKVYAAQSHLDAVSSQYRAAREQSKLVKAGATKETISALEAGLEQAVAAWKIAKAQLEKAVIKAPADGVVTEKLINEGEFVNPGTPLAVITDLDHLWLEVYIPEAELGKVKIGQAARVSVDAFPGETFKGKVTYISQEAEFTPKNVQTRKERTNMVFRVKVALENAGGKLKPGMPADVVFVE, encoded by the coding sequence ATGAAGTATTTTAAAAAATTAGCGTTATTTTTGCTTATTTCCGTGCTAGCTACCGGTTGTGCATTACTAGAGAAGGATGACAACGGTAGAATGGAGGCGTCGGGAACCATTGAGGCTAATGAGGTCGTAGTAGCAGCGGAAATAGCGGGTAAAGTAATTTCGTTTAGTGTGGGCGAAGGACAATTTGTACAGTCTGGACAGGAAATAGCTCGCATTGATGATACAGTTTTACAGTGGCAGGTAAAGCAAGCGGAAGCTGCGGTGGCGGCCGCTGAGGCCAGGTTGGGGGAAACCAAAAAAGGCAGCAGATTAGAACAAATACGGCAAGCCGAAGCTACAGCGGCCCAGGTTCGGGCTTTGGTGGAAGGGGCCAGGAAAGCCCTTCTCACGGCGCAGAAAGACTATGAAAGATTAAAAGAGCTTTATGAAGAGGGGGCGGTTACGGAACGACAACTGGAGGCAGCCCGGGCTAAAGTATATGCAGCCCAAAGTCATTTGGACGCTGTCTCTTCCCAGTACCGGGCGGCCAGGGAACAATCAAAGCTGGTTAAGGCCGGTGCTACCAAAGAGACTATTTCTGCCCTGGAAGCAGGCCTTGAACAGGCTGTAGCAGCCTGGAAAATTGCTAAAGCCCAGCTGGAAAAGGCAGTAATAAAGGCGCCCGCAGATGGTGTGGTTACGGAAAAACTCATTAATGAAGGTGAATTTGTTAATCCCGGCACCCCGTTAGCCGTTATAACCGACCTTGACCACCTTTGGCTGGAAGTTTATATTCCTGAAGCAGAGTTAGGAAAGGTAAAAATAGGACAGGCCGCCCGCGTATCTGTCGATGCTTTTCCCGGTGAGACGTTTAAAGGAAAAGTAACCTATATTTCACAGGAGGCGGAATTTACCCCTAAAAACGTACAGACCAGGAAGGAAAGGACCAATATGGTGTTTAGGGTGAAAGTAGCCCTGGAAAATGCCGGCGGTAAGCTTAAGCCCGGTATGCCGGCTGATGTGGTGTTTGTCGAGTAG
- a CDS encoding TetR/AcrR family transcriptional regulator: MCAKKRDTRKIILDAALKLFSEKGFSATTTREIAYEARCAEGTIFRYFPTKKDILISLARPVALHGLKQVFEDLPETNDETVLQNIMENRLKVISENMKLLKVIITEAQFHEEIRKEVYENIGAEILGALAGYIEKRIAKGIFRPLDSVIAARIFGGMFLSFLISKYMLPPEKFDEEDQKVYLQEIVNIFLHGVVKKEGDNT, encoded by the coding sequence TTGTGCGCCAAAAAGAGAGATACCCGTAAGATCATTTTAGATGCGGCGCTGAAGTTGTTCAGCGAAAAAGGGTTTTCTGCCACTACTACCAGGGAGATTGCCTACGAAGCAAGATGTGCCGAAGGAACCATTTTTCGTTATTTTCCCACCAAAAAAGATATATTGATTTCCCTTGCCCGGCCCGTTGCTCTGCACGGACTGAAGCAGGTGTTTGAGGACCTACCGGAGACCAATGACGAAACAGTCCTACAAAATATTATGGAAAACAGGCTGAAAGTAATATCTGAGAACATGAAATTATTGAAAGTCATCATTACGGAAGCACAATTCCATGAAGAGATAAGGAAGGAAGTTTATGAAAATATCGGAGCTGAAATCTTAGGGGCTTTAGCCGGTTATATTGAAAAACGGATAGCTAAGGGGATTTTTCGTCCCCTTGATTCCGTGATTGCCGCGAGAATTTTTGGGGGAATGTTTCTGTCTTTCCTTATTTCCAAGTACATGTTGCCTCCGGAAAAATTCGATGAAGAAGATCAAAAAGTATACCTTCAGGAAATCGTTAATATCTTTTTGCATGGCGTTGTTAAGAAAGAGGGAGATAACACATGA
- a CDS encoding LytR/AlgR family response regulator transcription factor, giving the protein MEAFELDTVDYLLKPFDRPRLRKTMARVRERMAARAAMINRKKPRCFLIKTPKLFIQTKGEIRVINISDIIFVETSPDKRTIIHTVKGVCQSRKWIS; this is encoded by the coding sequence GTGGAAGCCTTTGAACTGGATACGGTAGATTACCTGCTAAAACCCTTTGACAGGCCCAGGCTGAGGAAAACCATGGCCAGAGTCAGAGAACGAATGGCTGCCCGGGCTGCCATGATAAACCGGAAGAAGCCTAGGTGTTTTTTGATTAAGACACCAAAGCTTTTCATTCAAACGAAAGGAGAGATCCGGGTAATCAATATCAGCGACATTATTTTCGTAGAAACAAGTCCGGACAAGCGTACTATCATCCACACCGTAAAAGGAGTGTGTCAGAGCAGGAAGTGGATCAGTTAA
- a CDS encoding ABC transporter permease, whose translation MKWNRIRAIIWKEFIQIRRDKPSLAIALLLPLVMMLIFGYAVNTDVDNIKTVVFDQDMSSSSRRLIQSFEATGTFNVVGHVFSYEELRNSIDGGYAKVGLVVPPGLGRDLYSGKSASLQIIIDGSDPLVATKALSTARMLAQAKSFVIQKERLQSRGINEKSLKMPIDLRSRVWYNPDMESIKFNIPGLVGVVLQNITVMLTAFALVRERERGTLEQLIITPIKPAELIIGKLIPYIFIGLFDVLLVITVAVFWFDVPIKGSFLLLMSLALIFLWTALGFGLMISTVARTQLQAMQASFALILPSVLLSGFMFPRESMPAFIYFIGNFIPITYFLRVLRGIILKGVGIEFLWTEVVWLVSMSAGIFLLSLLRFKKKLD comes from the coding sequence ATGAAGTGGAACCGTATAAGAGCCATCATTTGGAAGGAGTTTATTCAGATTCGCCGGGATAAACCCAGTCTGGCCATCGCCCTGCTCCTTCCTTTAGTAATGATGCTTATCTTCGGTTATGCGGTGAATACCGATGTGGACAACATTAAGACCGTGGTATTTGACCAGGATATGTCCTCTTCCAGCCGAAGGCTGATTCAGAGCTTTGAAGCCACTGGAACCTTTAACGTGGTCGGCCACGTTTTCAGTTATGAAGAGTTACGCAACAGTATTGACGGCGGATATGCCAAGGTGGGACTAGTGGTTCCACCGGGTTTGGGTCGGGATTTGTACAGTGGTAAAAGCGCCTCCCTGCAAATTATTATTGACGGTTCAGACCCGCTGGTAGCCACCAAGGCATTGTCCACCGCCCGCATGCTGGCTCAGGCCAAATCCTTTGTTATCCAAAAAGAGAGATTGCAAAGCAGGGGAATTAATGAAAAATCATTGAAGATGCCTATCGATTTAAGAAGCAGGGTTTGGTACAATCCGGACATGGAAAGCATAAAGTTCAACATTCCGGGGCTGGTCGGCGTCGTACTTCAGAATATCACCGTCATGCTTACGGCTTTTGCCCTGGTAAGAGAACGGGAGAGAGGGACGCTGGAGCAACTGATTATCACTCCCATCAAGCCCGCTGAACTTATTATCGGGAAGCTCATACCTTATATATTCATCGGACTCTTTGATGTTTTGCTGGTGATTACTGTAGCGGTCTTTTGGTTTGATGTTCCAATAAAGGGAAGTTTTCTGTTGTTAATGTCGTTGGCCCTGATATTTTTGTGGACGGCTCTAGGATTTGGTCTAATGATTTCTACCGTAGCCAGGACCCAGCTTCAGGCCATGCAGGCTTCTTTTGCCTTGATATTGCCGAGTGTACTCCTGTCCGGGTTTATGTTCCCCCGGGAGTCCATGCCGGCGTTTATCTATTTTATCGGCAACTTTATACCCATCACCTATTTCCTGCGGGTACTGAGGGGTATCATATTGAAAGGCGTGGGTATAGAGTTTCTCTGGACCGAAGTTGTGTGGCTTGTTTCCATGAGCGCGGGAATATTCTTGCTTTCACTGCTACGATTTAAGAAAAAATTGGATTAG